TGGATCACTGATTGACCACTGAAGTATCATCGTGCGGAACCAtctgatcatatccatctccactaggcataatgcatTTGGAAAAATctcccttgtgggaatcgaatcAAGGACCCAttagtcccaagtcataccccaCCCTTAAGAttccactaggctataaagcaaTGGGCAATCATCTTGATAAATCATATAAATAACAGTTTGTCTTGATCAAGAtacttatatataaataattatatgaTTGAACGTCTTGGATCCAGATACTATCTATATATGTGTATAAAATTGAACAAATGAGTAAAATGTAAACGAGTAATAGCATGAATATTTCAGCACAGGTAGGGTTTTAACTTTTTTCTGAATTTCAGTCCATTTATGTTGGAGACTGCCATGCATCTATTGGGGATCCACCGTAGGATCAAATGAGGGAAGCCCCACTGTTCGTTTCCTTTAAAACAGGGCACGTTAATCTTTCAGTTAGGCCCACACATTAATCATAAAATGATTTGAGCGACACAAAAATCTTAAAACGGCCCACAGTAAAGATTTTATTTTAGATCTTTTATTAAGTTTATGTTGTATAATTTAAATTTGCAAACCTAGAGCACTCGGATcaggtttttaatttttattaatataatataatacactAAAACTCACTATACTTTCTTTCTATTTTTCAATTAAAAACTACTTATATAATTTGGTGTTATCTTTTCTctcttccactcacaaccacttcgTAAAATATGCAGAACCACTCAAAAATATATAGAAAGAACCTATGCTTTAATAGTTTTCGAGATTAATATATAAAACCTCCTGTAAATGCTTTGATAGTTTTCTGAGAATAAATTTTGGTACTCTGACAAGGTTTACTACATAAACtaagggtgtagggagtggttagaAACTTGAAAgcagtaaacttcaaaatcaaccaaTAAGAGTGTGTCATGTCATTCAACCTTAATTGTTTAAACTATActcaaaagtgttggcaatggttagacacttcatgaattgttaaactatttaaaaaaaaatatgtgattggttgagatgacATGGACCCCACCAACCACACCCCCCTCTCTCTCCCCTTCCCTCCTTTCACCGATTCGGTATCAGGTCACCTATGAGAAAGATCACCGCGCGGCAAAGGGGGTTGGCGGCGGTGTTACCGCGAGGCAAGCCCACTTTAGCGCACCCATTTGCCGCCCACACCGTATACCCTAATAGCAACTTGTATTTAGCAATGACCAAGACTTGTTTAGCAATTTGTTAATTATAAGTCTATTTATCGTAGATAAATGTTGGTTGAACGGGATCGTTCTAAGACTCGTTATGAAGATCGCTACTTACTAATCAATATTAAGCATTTGTAAATTGTTTATACCCAATAAATAAGTAACCCGTTGTGTCAAATATCATAATTTTGTAAACCTAAAATTCCTTTTTCCAGTTCTCTTATTTTACCCATTtgtattattttaattattttaaaaatgtGAACTAAAAAAATCAATCAAATTTATTTCATAATATCGTCTTATAATAACTAAATGTTCATTGTTAACTATTTAATAATAATTGTGTTTATTTAAACCGCATAATATGCGGGTTCGTAACTTACTAGCTTAACAAatttgtaaaaaataaaatatgtatTGATGATATCAAAATAAAAACCAAGTATAATTTAGTTCTTATAATGCTACTTGAAACCAATCCAAAAGAGTTAAAGCTAAATGTATCTCTTACTTGTCATAATTACCCCACCACGCGCATTGGTGTCCCAAATTATACGAGTATATTTACATACCAGTGTCGTAACGAATCGAACCGATATTGCAAAACGAAACCTATGAAACAAATCGCAATGGTTCCAGTTCCAAACCAGTACTAGTAAAAAGCAGTTCATGTTTTCAACGGGATAGGTTCCACACAGGTTTCCGTCCCTCGCCACAAAACCATATCATTTGTTAATACAATACTCATATTAATTCTAACCCAACTTAATCTGtatttaaataatattataaccAACTATATAAACCTATTTAATATTACCAATAACTCAAACTACTTAAACAAATAAGCCATACTATATCTTAAACGCACTTGAATTATTTTTAATCCATTTAAACTTTCTAGATAGTCATCCCCTAATCATAGTCACCTAGTTCGCATTTTGCTCCAGCTCGGGTATGCGGTCCGGGTTCGTGATTCGCTAGATGGGACGAATTCTGTATGAAGAGGGGTATGTTCATTTTGGTACGATCCGGTACGGTGTGCCACTGAGTCTGGTTCGGTATACACAAATTAAAACAGAAATTACTAAATACATAAATCGGAATAATCAAAATCCAATATTCATATTACCACATAGAAAACATAAACATGTCCATTTTCCTTTCCTTTTATCAACGTGTTTTTGATCAATATTTTCCCAAACCATTTCTTATTTGAACCATATACGTGTTTTCCGTATTCATATCTCACTTTTTGTGGGGGCAGATTTATATGAATCTAAAAAAACGAGACTAAAGCCTAATGTTAGAGTGAATAAAAACTAGTTTATCTGCTCTATTGCAATTTAAACAATTTCTTTTCAGGTTATGGATGTAGGAGTATCTACTTCAGTTTCTCTCCGACGAAGAGCTATTAGTCGGTTGAGAGAGTACTTTTTTTGCTACGTCCGACCCATGTGTCTCCTAATCATAATTATCCCTTAACAAGCATCTATAATAAGTGTTTGAATGGTGAACCTAGCATTTTCAATCATTCATAACTAGTGTTTGAAGATGTAAAGTAGAGAGATTAGAAAGTTAGTTCATATGTAAACCAAGTGTTTCaagagaaaattaaaaaaaaaaacaacaacaacaaacgtATATAAAGTTGTGTTTTTACTTAAAAAGCGATCttttttatggtgtaatttattGTTAACGTATTTATttattctcaaaaaaaaaaaaaaaagaatagatTTTGTTAACTTTTTAAAAGGGCTATTCAGAATTTGCTACACAGATAATTTTATTGAAATATAGTTTTAGTTAATCactgattattattattaattgtttttTAAAATTAATTCATATGCTTCCTGTTCTAACAAATTCCTCTATCAGAGATTGTTGATCAACTAAATGCTGCAAATGGAAAACATGGATATGAAGCCCCGAGATGAGATCGTTCATGAAGCCTACCGAGGTCTTCTTGATTGTGTGGGTGAAAAAAAGAAGGTAGCCAACAAATTTTCACCATTTATATACATGGCTCCTAGTACCCTCCGAAATCTCAGCACAAGTTCTTTCATGCCACGAGTTGTCTCTATTGGACCACTACACAGAAAAGATGAAAATCTGCAACAATTTGAAGTGCGCAAAGCTGCTTTTGTGCATGATCTATTGTCTCGTTCAGGACCCCCATTAACACAAACACTAACTGCATGCGTGCTGAAGGTGGCATCTATAATAGAGATAATCAGGGGATGTTATGCCGACTCAAAGTCTTATAATGACATCGAACTTGCTAAAATGATGGTTATGGATGCGTGTTTCATACTTGAATTTATTCACGATATTAAAATGAAGAAATTTTCAGGTACCAACTTAAGGTTGCAGGACCAGTATATACCTTATGACCTGGTTCTGCTAGAAAATCAAATCCCCTTTTTTGTTCTTGAAGGCATATATGGGTGCATTATTTATAAATTTGAAGAGCGTCTACCTCTTACTGATTTTATCCAGCCACTTCTGAAATATGCTAACCTCTTTCAAAGAAAGATAAAAGTAGGCGATAGAAGCTCATATACCAATCATGATCATATTCTTGGCTACTTACATCACTGTTACCAGCCTAGGAATGAAATTTCATCAGGTTTTCCAAGTTCAACAATCCACTCGGTTATAGAACTTGACAGGGCAGGAGTAATCTTTAAGCCAAACCACGATGCGGAATGGCCATTGGCCATGGAAGTAAAAATGTCTAGGTATTGTTCAAGCCTTTTATGGATTTTGAACAAGCCTACACTCACAATGTCGACATTGTGTATTGATGATTTTACAGAGTTGGTTTTAAGGAATCTCATTGCATACGAGCAATCATATGTAGTTGATCCATATGTCACGTCATATGCCAGAGCGATGGATATGCTTATTGATACTCATGAGGACATTGCCAAGTTGGTGACGTCAAAAGTTATCGTCAATCATATAGGTTCAAATGAAGAGGCTGCAAATATGATAAACAAGATATGCAAGGAACTTGCCCCTGAACATTTCTATTACACTGAACAATGGGAACAGCTAGATAGCCATTTCAAAGGTTACTGGCCCAGAAAGATTGTGAAGTTAAAGCGTACTTATTTCAATAGTCCATGGAGTATCATTGCGCTATTTGCTGGAATCGTCCTTTTTGTTCTTGCTATGCTTCAAACCATCTTTACCATCATGTCTTCCTGAAGCAAATAACAAAAATCTGAATGTAAACCAGAGCAGAGTTTAATTGGTTCAATCATGGAAGAAGTGGTTTCATTTATTGTAATCTCAACAACTAGTTCGTTCAGTTTAGAAATTCATGGAGGAAGTGGTTCATCAATTTCTCCCACTATCTAATTTTACCTTGTTTGTTTGTATGAATTAGCAGGACTTTCATTTTAATTGTAACTTTTGCTTTCATTGTATTGTAATCTCAACAACTAGTTCGTTCAATTTAGAAATTTATGTACATAACATCCTAGCAATACGTTTCTGCAGATAGGTTCCTCCTGAGGAGATACTGCCGATAACATTTTCTGCGGACAGGTTATATGAAGAAGCTCTGAAGCTGCAAGTATGATAAACAGAATATATGCAAGGAAGTTGCCCCGGAACATTTATTTTACACTCAACAGTGGGAACTGGATAGCCATTTCAATGGTTACTGGcccagaaaaaaaaaaattgattttgaagcGTACTTATTTCATTTGTCCATGGAGTTTTACTGCTCTGTTTGCTGAAATCATCCATATTTTTTCTTTCTGTGGTTCGAACCATCTTCACCTCTAAGTCTACATGAAGCAAAGAACAAAGACTAATCATTCTTTATGTTCCACAATTAGGGTAGGGATTTCTATTATTTTGATTAATTGCAAGGTGGTAAACTTATTACTATTATCATTTATTGCAATACATTTTAACTTTAACTAGTATATTTGCAAGAGCGTTGCGGTGGGAACTTTCGGCAACGCACAGGAATTTTCAGGAATTTTTTGTACACATAGGATCAAAAATCCCCTTTTTTTGCAGTAAATGTAGAAGGTGAACGCTTGAGTGATTTAGCCAAATAAAACATGTTAAACTTTGGGATGGCACAACTATTCCAAAGGAAGACCGGGGGCTGCTAATTATTTGCAGCAATCAAGTTAGCTTTAATTACTTGTCTTGCCATAAATTCTTCAACAAAACCAATGAGGTCCGTATTAGTAATTGTCTGGTTGTTAAGTTTTCAAGGATATTACGTCGAGTTTTTAAGTACCATGTAATTGGATCACTTCATATTCATAAGCTGGTTAAGACCCCGGAACTTCTAAAAGGAAGGAAAAGTAATGTAGCCACCACCTTAAATTTTGATCAAATTGATCAGAAGTGTCAAGAAGATTTACCTATTTTAGAGAGTTCTACAAAAACTTTTCAACTGCCAAAGAAACCTTTTTCAAGGCGCCTTCCTTGCGTTCCTTCACCACTGCCTAGAGATGACAGAAAGACGAGAAATAAGCAAACCGGAAATGAACAACTAATGACCAACGGTTCAGTTTTGATTTTTTGAAAACTCGAAAAATACAGTTTGTTTTTGGTATAGACCCAAACCAAACTCCAATAATTGAGTTAAATAATGACTGTCGTTGTCGTTTATATTGAATAACATAATTTAACTTCTTTTAATTATTAATTAGATGTTTTTTGTTAAACAAAGGTAACAGATTTAATTACCTTAGTTTCGGCACTTGAAGCCTCATAGATTTCAAGAACTCTAGCTTGGACATCAGTCTTCTTCTCCTCAAAAAATCAATCGATGCATCAGGTGCCCACCTTGATCGATCATTCAAACTCTACCCAAACTTGTTATCATAAACACTCAAAAACTCCTTCCACCGTCTATTACTACCTTCCATCCCTCTTTTTTGTGCCAATTTCACAATGTAAACCAGAACCTAACActtgaaagtcaaagtcaacaaaCCCACATGAACACCTAATCTAATATCAAATGTAAGCACTAAGATTGAAATTCGTGAATTAATAATAAAGAATTAAGAATCCACTACTTCGTTTTCGAATTATTTCACAACAATTATGCAACAAATGCAGAATATTTGATGCTTATGAACGATCAGCTAACATTAGATCCTCCACCAAACACATTCGATGTGAATGAATACCAAAAATCTTTAAAAAGGAGGTTGATAAGACCTCCATATTTGGATGTATACAATTAAGCATATTGGAAGATGAGGGTGATTGATTTTCTTGAGTATGTATTGTAAAAGGTTTAGAGGATTTTTATATAATGACAGGACCCAACTTCTTATAATTGACAAAAACCTTCTTCCTAAATCAAAACTCACAGAagttaattcactggtctcgtcaagtagggttaatcccttctttctgAGGATCAGTGACTGTATCGTCCGCTGAtctgtctcctgcacaaggaaaacacaccgtgactcgtaacaaggaggaaggGGTGGGGGGTGGCACTACAAGAAAGTTGATTAATAGCGGCGACAAAAGTCGCCGCTAATAGTCCAATTTATCGCCGCTAAAAGTAATAGCGGCGACAAATCGCCGCTATTGAGTCGCCGCTAAATCTTGGACGCTAAAGGGCTTTCTGTCGTCGCTAATGACCCTGTCGCCGCTAATGATGttgacttttagcggcgacatatATCGTCGCTAAAACCTGTCTTCGCTAATGATTTTGACTCAATAGCGGCGATATAAgtcgccgctaaaagtcaatttttttttttttttggtttttgctGCATTTGCAGCGTTTCCTGTTATGAACAAACCTGCCGATTTCTAATTTTTACGCAACACAAACGGACTAAATAAACATAATGCTTTAGGTACTAAAATCGCATAAAACATTTCCATACAATAAACATCCTAAAAAATCGCAAAAATAACATCCTAAAAAAAATATCCGTACAAAATAACCGGAAAAAAGGATTCAAGTTAGGTCGTCATCGTCATACTCATCGTCATACTCATCGTCGGGTGCGACTTGCTTTCCCCTCGCCGCAAGAAAGGATTCAAGTTGGTTTATGAACGCCGGACTTTGGAACAAAGTCGAAACGTATTCCTACATTAACACATATCAAACCCAATATTATTAGCAAAAACATATAGTTGGTTTACTATATTTTTGAAGTCAAATTGTATAGTTTACCTCCGAAAACGGTTGTGCGGTTTGAGGTTGCGCATTACAAGTGTTCGATGGCGTATTCGAAGGTTTAGGCCCAAGCCCCCGGAACCATCCGCGTCGATCACCCAAAACGTTTTGAAACGCGGCAACCTCATTCGGCTGGTTAGAACCGCTGCTTTCTCCGCCCATAATCTCGCGTTCTAGATTAAGCTGTATTTTACGAAGATgattaaatataaatacaaatagagtaaattacaactGGTTTCCTTTACGTTTCTACCATATTACAACCGGTGTCCTTAAACTAAAGATATTACAGGCTCCGTCCTTTATGTTATTAGTTTTTAACACCCTATGTCCTTTAGTGCTAAACTAGTTTAATTTTGACAACAAATTGACCCATTTTTAACTGCATTTAACAGCAATCCAAACCCCCCCTTTTTAACAGCAATTCAAACCCATTTTTTACAGCTTTGACTCTGTAATATCTTTAGTTAAAATGGTACAAACGTAAAGGACATCGGTTGTAATTTActcatataaatataaatatatatatatatttagatagATACTTACATAATTCTGCTCGGCTACCGGGTCAACAAAATTCCCATCTTTATCGGTGTGAGTTTTGCGGTACGTATCAAGACGTTTCAAACCCTATTTAACATTAAAATTTAGATGAGACGttaaataaacataaacatacaAACATACACATATAAAACATTACATGTTTGTAGGCGGTGCTACTGTATGATGATGTACCCCCACGGTttgggaatttttgaagttgGCGGACTCTTGCGTTTGCCTCACTTCTTGCAATATATTTGGGGTCCAAGAAGTGATCAATTGTTTTCAGCCAATTTTCATGAGGCATGTCCTTGGGGTGGTGTGCCCTTGCACGTTCGAGATCGTTATAACCTCCATTGTCACGAAATTCTCTCTTAGCGTAGTTCTTGCGGTCGGAGTACCGCTTCATAAGCACTTGTCTAATGCCGCCTTTTAAGTCGCACGCCTCCAAATCCTGTTCAACTTCATCGAAATTGAAACTCTCCTAGGAATTAAATACAATTGTTAAAACATTATATAAAAACGTTAAAACATTAACCTAGCGTTTACGGTTGCAAACGCAGCAGCAAACGGGTGTAAAAACACAGCCGTTTGTTGCtgtgtttgcagccgtttaacggcgcgtttacggctgcaaacgcatCAGCAAACGGCTGCGTTTTTACACCCGTTTGCTGTTGCGTTTGTAGGCGTAAACGCGcctttaaacggctgcaaacggcTGCGTTTTTGCACCCGTATGCAGCCGTTTAACACCAATAAATGGCCTAACTTATTTACCTTTAGGTGGTTCATCACGGCCTCCTTATAAGGAGTCGGAACTTTCCCCCAACCTATTCTATCAAAAGGGATGGTCCGCCACATGTATAAACCCGCCTCGCGTGAAAATAAGTCGCTCGGTTCACCAACAGGGGTATACGTTACATCCCTGTCGAATGTAAGAGAGACACGCCCACCCCTTTTGACCATCCGGCGAAGCTTTTGATTCTTGGCTTTCCCCCTAACTTTCCTTGGGGGAACCGCTgcaattaaaataaaattaaatataattagtGACATCATTTATAATAAATGTAATAAAAGTACTAAATAATAATTGATAACTTACCGTCAATCTCATGCGTCCCTCTCCGAAAAGGATCCGGATTTGGTGGATCTCCAGCTCCGTCTCCCCCATGTTCTCGGGGCATCACATCCGCCATCAGGTAAACAAATACAAACCACAAAGATAACATATTTCCTAAAAAGTTACAAATGTTAAAACAAGCGTATCAAATAGAAATTAGTAGAAAGTACAACAAGTTTAACTAATATGCAGATAAATATTTCAACAAGTGTTTTTCAAATACTAACTAATATAAATTACAACAAGTTTTCTCTTAATCAAACTCGATGTCATAATCGGGATCGTCCTCATCAGCATCAGTCTCGACCTCCAACACTTCATCGACGGTAGTCGTTGGGGGACCAACTTCAGTTGCAGGCTCACCTGAAGTAACATGAGAAGACCCAATTTGAAAGTACTGGGTCAGGTCGATGACAAGTGGACAGTCAGATGAAGAGTTGTTGTGGACAATGTCAATATCTTCTAAGTCGTCATCAGCATTTTTAACCGGCTCGACGCGGTTATCATTTAATGGTCGATCCCAAATTTTTCGATGATTAATGTTCTCGACTACCCATCTaggtttattttttttgtttcgaGACGGTTCTTGGATGAAGAACACTTGTTTGGCTTGCGAAGCAAATATGAGTTGATCATCTTTGTCCCATTCATGTTCAGTGCTTATACTGGTGATATTATTGTCATACTTTACACCCCTTCGAGTATCAAACCACTTGCACCGGAATAGGACAGTAGAATAACCATTTGTATAATTCAACTTAATAATTTCTTCTAATTGGC
Above is a window of Helianthus annuus cultivar XRQ/B chromosome 14, HanXRQr2.0-SUNRISE, whole genome shotgun sequence DNA encoding:
- the LOC110908033 gene encoding putative UPF0481 protein At3g02645; amino-acid sequence: MLQMENMDMKPRDEIVHEAYRGLLDCVGEKKKVANKFSPFIYMAPSTLRNLSTSSFMPRVVSIGPLHRKDENLQQFEVRKAAFVHDLLSRSGPPLTQTLTACVLKVASIIEIIRGCYADSKSYNDIELAKMMVMDACFILEFIHDIKMKKFSGTNLRLQDQYIPYDLVLLENQIPFFVLEGIYGCIIYKFEERLPLTDFIQPLLKYANLFQRKIKVGDRSSYTNHDHILGYLHHCYQPRNEISSGFPSSTIHSVIELDRAGVIFKPNHDAEWPLAMEVKMSRYCSSLLWILNKPTLTMSTLCIDDFTELVLRNLIAYEQSYVVDPYVTSYARAMDMLIDTHEDIAKLVTSKVIVNHIGSNEEAANMINKICKELAPEHFYYTEQWEQLDSHFKGYWPRKIVKLKRTYFNSPWSIIALFAGIVLFVLAMLQTIFTIMSS
- the LOC110906376 gene encoding uncharacterized protein LOC110906376, whose translation is MLSLWFVFVYLMADVMPREHGGDGAGDPPNPDPFRRGTHEIDAVPPRKVRGKAKNQKLRRMVKRGGRVSLTFDRDVTYTPVGEPSDLFSREAGLYMWRTIPFDRIGWGKVPTPYKEAVMNHLKESFNFDEVEQDLEACDLKGGIRQVLMKRYSDRKNYAKREFRDNGGYNDLERARAHHPKDMPHENWLKTIDHFLDPKYIARSEANARVRQLQKFPNRGGTSSYSSTAYKHGLKRLDTYRKTHTDKDGNFVDPVAEQNYLNLEREIMGGESSGSNQPNEVAAFQNVLGDRRGWFRGLGPKPSNTPSNTCNAQPQTAQPFSEEYVSTLFQSPAFINQLESFLAARGKQVAPDDEYDDEYDDDDLT